The Zingiber officinale cultivar Zhangliang unplaced genomic scaffold, Zo_v1.1 ctg222, whole genome shotgun sequence DNA window aacgtaaacgctcaacgagtgtgggtcttggagtaggagtcgccacaggcttcgaaccaagtaaacgaccgtgttcgtgtgttgttcccttttctttatttccactgcgtgtttcactccgatagttttatgaaaagaacaaaatagccacgagcgctattcacccccccccctctagcgctttcgatccaacaatgcaCTCTATAGGGTCTTAGTTTACTGCATATTACCACTATCCACTCGCGACATAGcgatgatgcgcccattccattccttTCTTTTGTACACACTTTCCCATatattagatatagatattagtctACATATATTTCAGACCATTATCTATGTAGCTGGATATATCACCAGCACTCGAGTTCATATGccatattgtcatattttgacgacATATTTCGCCCACCTACATATTGACGTCACCCGAGGTAATGTTCGAGCCATGACTGAGTTCGACGTCATAGGACCTAGGAGCTTCTCATTAGCGGGTGTCCACATAGATAATGATGTTgtcatgtcttggcggagggggccaCAACACCAGCCAgacccagatgcccaggaggCGGCATAGCAGGATGAATTCATGGTTGCACTATTTAGCGAGGACGCTCCGGCTCCGGTACCACCTCCACCTCTAGGCCGAGCACCTCGTCCCGCACATCGCACTCTAGGCGATCGAGTTGCTGGACCCGAGCTATCCATGATGAGTCTTCGGTAGGAGGTCTCCGATCTTAGACAAGACGTGCGACAGGATATCTCAGACCTTCTCGAGAGGATGCCCGGACCCGTCACGCTGAGCTGGTCGAGATGTTCCGTTCCTTCGGAGCTAGACCACCCGGACCACACCCCTCCTCCTCATCTTGATAGACATCCCGACCACTATGTATATTTCATCATGATCATTGTACCTTGACTTTGACATTGAGTTATGATATTCTGGACTACACTTACTTAGGTATATATTAACTTTGAAAATGATTTAGTCTATTGTgtctaatagattaggaattttaaaattgttttcaaaaaatggttatttttaaattctaaggtaaaatatttttatgttttcaaaattttctatttttaaaatttcaaaacagTTTTAGCCTTAAACTAGAACAATTCCGTAGAACTCATATTCCCCTAGGGCtaatacttgagcatctcaccaacaccctaggactcTCTTGTTTGTAAttgtcaaacatagaaaggggtgagatgcataggcagattgcatggacttaagatgcttatgtcagtgcatcaaaatgagtttgggcgttaaataccaaatatatattaatcaaattaagtcaatcagtatagtcaaacactaattgatgcttagacttaacttgactaaccaagtgtaagctgctatcctctgattagtcagtaagtagctaaccGATTAGACAAATTTAATAATGTCAGATTCAGGGGAGCAATAAGTAGTTTcacaattttttattaaaaatatttttttgaaattaggttttggaaaatattctTGTAAAAATGTTTTAGAAATGTATTGATGAAACCTAACCTTTGAAAAACTAAgttttatgttaaatttttttaaaaaaaaacttggttttaaaaattgtatgttataaacttggtttgaaaactggttttgaaaatcaaatgttacaaacttagttttgaaattatgatttttcaaacttaatgttgaaaattaatttatgaaaatagaaacttagttttgCAAATTAAATTTCACAAACTCaactttgaaaaattagattttgagCATTGAATTTTATCTGGTTTTTGAAAATGttacttttgtaaaattttcgttatagaatttatgtttgaaaaatgtttcaagttaaagtttattttgaaaaattttggaaCATACACTTAAAAAATTAGCTTTTATATATTTATGATTGCaataattatcttttgaaaattaattgacAAACTTACTACTAAGATATATTGCTTTCTAACTTagtcatttttcaaaacttagctattttggaaaacttattaaaaattactatttctaaattatctttcttagctatttttgaaaagGATAAGAGATACTCTTTAAAGCAAAATTTCCAATTATCTAACTCCCCTAGTCGATCTGATTTGTGTTTGCACTCtttttacaacatttttgtaTTTATGATTATTTCATCCATGTTTATATTTGATGaatatcaaagggggagggttaggtggttaagttagctaaaataaactgaaaataaaaactaacttggTTAGgaggttaagttagctaaaacaaacttaaaataaaaactaacttaaaaacctattAATGAATGCTTCacttgcattttacactaacttaaccaagttgtcattccatcaaaaatggggagattgttggtgcggttagcactaaaggtctaactcaggttttgatgaatgacaaaataggttaagttagttttattgttaatctaacactctgatcgagtgtgcaggagaagcccagacaggtcgacgggctgacctgatatttggcacgaagcccagctaggtcgatgggccgaccagatagctggcacgaagtccaaaagggtcgacggactgaccggacgtttggcacgaagtccagctaggtcgacaggctgaccggatagctagcacgaagtccagacgggcgaGATGAACTTGGAGCagctattgattcaaatccacctatgttattaatttcattaaatattaattttcaaaattgacttccaggactgcatggcgaggcacatgaccttcttagatatgggagcaaccaccactgcctaaacaaagccttttaaggaaagctaatatttaatttccttaaataactctaggttaaccaaaaagaacaatcgaatcacaaattcaaaaaacaaaacaaaagaaacacatcttcgaaacaaatctgaaaatctagaatctaatgcctcttgtgtttggaattcatacaaaagaaatacaactagtatgatgcggaaattaattactaattataccttccttttgtatgcaacgacctcttgatcttctaccgtattcctcttcttatcacggacgttgtgtgggcaacgatctaccgagatgagaatccacctaagccaccttcttctccaagcatgattcggccaccacaaatattccataAATAGAtgtgattcggccaccaccaccaagctccaagggatgcttcctttctctccttctccatgctaaaatccggtcatcttcaagctccatgagattacaaggtccggccaatgaagaagaaggaaaaataatagggccggccaccatcaaggaagaaaagagaggaagaaaaataatagagtcgttaagccatgaaggcacctctaccccttcttttataatccttggtcttggtaaataaggaaatttaaataaaaaacttccttaattcttttgccatgaaaaggaaaatttatttaattaaaaataattttctcttctcaatatacatggccggccacttatttccccaaaacaaagagagttttaattaaaacaaaaattaaaacttcctaatttgtttccggaaatttataaaaaatttctccaataatttttcccttcgtggtgggttataaaaaggaaattttataaattaaaatctttcttttaaacatgtggataatttccaaaaaagaaagttatctctaaaaattaaaatctcttttcaatctacaaataaggaaagatatcaaatcttttcttaatcttttgtagaaactaataaaagagaatatttaatttttaaaactctcttttaaattatgatcatggttaaaaaggaaagttttctcaaaattaaaatctcctttcaatatacaaataaggaaagatttcaaatcttttcttaatcttttgtagaaagctataaaaggaaatatttaaattttaaactctctattaaaaccatgatatccacataagaaataattttaataaaaatcctttttaatattctagtggccggccaccaacttggctcatccacttggtcttggccggccctagcttgggttccaagctagcttggccggccccattaggatgggtaagaatgtgggtatgtggtgggtataaatctctatatataagaagctacgatagggaccgagaggagaaattgattttggtctcccgatgaaattaagcttctcgtgttcgccccgaacacacaacttaacttcatcaataataattcataccactaaagaattattattgaactaccgcaccaatcccaaattacatttttgggctccttcttattatgagtgtgttagtctccctgtgtttaagatgtcaaatgtccactaattaagtgagttactgacaactcatttaattaatatcttagtccaagagtagtaccactcaaccttatcgtcatgtcggactaagtccacctgcagggtttaacatgacaatccttatgagctcctcttagggacattatcaacctagatcactaggacacagtttccttctataatcaacaacacacactataagtgatgtcatttcccaacttatcgggcttattgatttatcgaactaaatctcacccattgataaattaaagaaataaatatcaaatatatgtgtttgttattatattaggattaagagcacacacttccataataactaaggtctagttcttttatcaagttagtataaaaagaacttacctaaaatggtcctactcaatacacttagagtgtactagtataatttattagtcaagataaactaatacctaattacactacgactattccaatggtttgttcctttccatcttagtcgtgagcaactgtttataatttataaagaaccgataacatgatcttctgtgtgtgacaccacacaccatgttatctacaatataaattaattgaacaactacatttatcataaatgtagacatttaaccaatatgattcttatttctagataaatgtttataccaaaagctagacttttagtatacatcctaacacgatCATGAGCTACATGGTTTGTTGctgaatctataatccataaAGGATAAGAATTAGCTAGCAATACTAAACTAGCAACATAACGCTCATGAAAAGAAGTTAAATATGGATCTATCTTTTTGGCTTAGTACAATTCCGAGCaaagtgacccttcttgccataGTTATAGCAAGTCAACATGCTTTTAGATTTCTTTTCATACttatttcctttcttcttgattgggccttatCCAGCAACAACACCAGCTTCTTTTCCGTTTCCCCTTTTCTTATGGAactaatttcttttattcttagaTCTGGATGCTCGAATAGaatcttcagctacaaaagcttgtctAGAAATCATTGCAGATTCTATTCTCTCCACCTCAAGTTTAACATGCATGAGACattagtgaaagtcttgatactctcactgtgtgCGAGGTTCTATTTCATCGTTTctcaagaatcaggaagggaatgaATTACTGTCTAAACCTGTTATTCATTAGTCAACTTATGACCAACTGTTTTTAACTCTTGAATCATATTAGTCATTTTCCTTAGATTTTGGGTCATAATAACATTCAAGTGCTTTTATAACTGTCAAACTTTATTGTCAGCTGACGAAACTTGCTTAAACTAACTCCGATATATTTCTCTCTAAGAGCTACCCAAACATCATAAGCTGATGGAAAAGACTTATACTCATAAACCAGGTCATCTATTATTGAattaatcaatatacccttaacAGTAGAGTATTTTTTTCTTCCATGcattataggcatcaagatcatatttatgCTATACCAAAGAACCATCTACAGGTTCTTCCATAAACTGATGAGCAATTTCTAGAACTTCTTATTCCTCAAGAATATATTATATCTTGAGGTACCAaattttatagttatccccaaTAAGTTTCTCTCCCTTATTGAGTTCGACTATGATATTTTTAGTTGCCAAAATCTAATATAAATAATACATTATTTAGTAATTTAGTGTAATTTATATGCATACAATTGacgattgactcaatattaatttgagttggtttacaaagtTAAGTGATAACTACGTTTCCACTTATCATTCGTATGatccaatcaaatcaatattgatcaattctGTTACACATATTCCAATAAATGAATTAATCATGAAATAaactaattattaaattaaatttgttaGCTCATAacataaattttcataaaataaCTCTGTTCATATATAACGGCAGAAATTATTACATAACtcataaattaaatggactaatACTGTTCTTACATAGCGACAGTAACAATaatagaactctaataaactagattgGTCAACACCATTCTCACTAGGATAAATACCAGTGTAGTGGTTAACTCAATTTCTTTTAACTTGGACTCATTTAGAGCAATATTAGATAGACCAACTTCAAAATTTTCCATTTGGTCTAAAATTGAACCTTCTTCAGAATCCTTCTCGGATTCTTTAAGATCTTCATCTAGATCCTCCTCTGGTTCTTCAGGATCTTCCTCTAGTTCTTAAGGATCCTCGTCTATATCCTCCTTAGATTTTTTAGGATCCTCCTTTGGATAATCATGGTAGCTCCATACACAATTCTGCATATGAGATGCGCCCTTCAAAGCGCCCGCCCCCCTATATGGTGTGTTACCACTTTAGGATACCCTGACATTGATTGAATCAAAGCTCAGATCCTATAATTATACAGAACTGAAAACTCTTCCTATTCAAGTTCCAGAATAACTGATTAAGCCATCCAATATGTCCTCTGACTCTAAAAATGGGTCATACTCCATCTCCTAAATCTCCTCCCGTAGCTCATTCCGTTGCACATCACGACGAGTCATTGTGCATATCATTCGTGGCATCtggaattgaaaaataataatgtcAGTATAAAACTGGCAAACCAATAATAAAACTGATTTATTTCAATTCACACATATACATGGAAAATATACAGAAtccataagcaaataagaaaaattaattttcttatttGAGGAGCTCCAATGGACTGACACACTGGATCAGTCGATTAGGAAACTAACCTTACACTTAGTCCATTGTTCTGGatataactaatctaattggacagggatgtCTTATCTATGTTGTTCTTGTTTAAACCTAAGTCTATTTAATCAATTCTGATCTATTCGCTAATCTGAcccaattttgattaaatttagcTTATTAGAATAAATCAGGCCCATTTTGATTTAAGTTGATAATGCCATAAGAGATTATCATTATAAGTTCTAGTTCAATAAAAAAATCAACAAATGAGAGTCTTATTATATTTTAGATTGAAACAAGTTAAAACTTGTATGTGTTTCGTCACCCCTTTATTTATAACTATAAGTAAACTTAAAAAACTCTAGAAGATATCAAAAAGACAAAGGAAGTTCATTTAAAAAGGGCATAGGTACATTATATATGAATTAAACTCATCTATAGTTCGAATTACATCGACTAAATCGGAAGACTCACTCATGACCAAATCTATTTCAATTGCAAATTTGACCTTCATATTTTCAATTAACACATTAAATATTTCCTAACATTGTTTTAGCATTAAATATTTCCTAACATGATTTTAATCTTAACTCTTATAATTAAACTTTTATTTATAATATGATAAAAGATGATTCATTCGTACCAACGTCTCCGTTAATCCGTCCCTAAACTAATACAGAGAAAATATATCATGAATAACTACTAATCATCAAATATAAAAAAGATATACTCAAATACatcaaattttaattctaaaatcttacataaaaatatttcatatcttaatTATCATATCATCCCGAAAGGAGCCTTTTGCTATACAATGAATCGATAACATCTAGTGTCTTTTTTCTTACAAAATCTCAACTTCATCCCATCATTAATTTATTGAACAATAACTTATTCTTTTTTTTGACCAATCGTATAATAACACCAAAAGAAGGCACTTTCTCCTAATTTTTACGCAAAATCGGCCATACTTTTGACCAGTTATAGTGATATAGATTTTGATCTGTCACATCAATTAAACTTAAACAAGTTTTAACAATTTgaatgggaatcaaccaaacatATAGAATCGGATACTACATGGCAAACTATCATCCGGTGGGTCCCACAATTATATATagaaagataaatattttatccCCTGCATGAAAAACGTCAGGAACCAAAAGTAATTTtatctagatttttttaaaaaaggcattttttttacttttattattgtaaaaaaaaacaatcttgtattaaaaaaatatatcaaaaatcactTTATCTTAtcttttaactttgaaaatattttgatatcCAATATTGTTAAAAAACATTAGAATTTAAGctacttttaataataaaatatcaattttaatcTAATTTCCTTCTGTCGAATGCTCGCCAGTTCAGCAAGAAGTCCACCAGAGACAGAGATGGCGGACGAGCGGCAAGTTCATCTCCTGTTGGTCCCGTTCCCGGCGGCGGGTCATATGCTGCCTCTTCTAGACCTCGCCCGCCTCCTCTCAGAAAGCTTCCACCCCGCTGTCATCGTCACAGTCGCCGTCACACCCAAAAACGTCTCTCTCCTCGCCGCCCGCTGCCCCGCCGCCGCCCCCCTCGTCCTCCCCTTCCCCTCCGACCCAGCCATCCTTCCAGGCGTCGAGAACGCTCACGAAGATCTATCTACCGACATTCGCCTCCTTATGCGCGCCTTCGCCGGCCTCCATCTCCCCCTCCTCCGCTGGGGCCAGGACCATCACCCCACCGCACTCCTCTCCGACTACTTCTGCGGCTGGACCAACAGCCTCGCCGCCGAGCTCGGAGTTCCTCACCTCGTATTCTTCCCCTCCGGCGCGCTCTGCCTCTCTCTTGTCCACTCGCTCTGGCGCCGGATGCCAAAGAGGAACAACCCTAAGGATCCCGTCGAGCCCATACTCTTCCCCGATCTACCTGGTTCGCCGCTCTACCCGTGGCGCCACCTCACCACCATCTACCGCCGGTACGTCGAGGGCGACTCTCTGTCGGAGTTCGCTAAGGAAATGTTCCTCGCCAACGCCCGCAGCTGGGGCTGTGTCTTCAACACCTTCGCCGAGCTCGAGAGGACTTACCTCCAACACCTCCGGCGTGATCCAGGGCACGCCCGCGTCTGGGCTGTGGGACCCGTCGCCCTGCCTCCGGGGACCTCGGCCGGATTGGACGAGCAGCTGGCAGCTTGGCTCGGCAGATTCCCGGAGGGATCCGTCGTATACGTGGCCTTCGGGAGCGTGGCCAAGCTGTCGCTGGCGCAAGCGGAGGCGCTGGCTGCTGGGCTGGAGGGCAGCGGGGCTCGATTCGTGTGGGCGACCAGGGGGGCGGTGGCGATGCCGATGGGGTTCGAGGAGCGCGTGGCGGGGCGAGGCCTCGTGCTCACCGGGTGGGCGCCACAGGTGGCGATCCTGAACCACGCGGCGGTGGGGGCGTTCATCAGCCACTGCGGGTGGAACTCGGTACTGGAGGCTGTGGCGGCGGGGGTCTCGCTGCTGACGTGGCCGATGGCCGCCGACCAGTTCTTCAACGCGAGGCTGCTGGAGGAGGAGATAGGCACGGCGGTGAGGGCGTGCGAGGGCGGCGAGGAAGCCGTGCCAGAACCGGAGGAGCTGGCGCGCCTGGTGGCGGAGGCGGTGGGCGAAGCGGGGAGGGCGCGGAGGCAGAAGGCGCGGGAGTTAGGGAGAAAGGCGGCAGAAGCGGTGTCAGAAGACGGCAGCTCGGCCAGAGATTTGGCGGACCTTGTAGACGAGCTGTCGAAGGTTGCAATAGATCAAACAGTTGGAGAGCAGAGAGTCTGAGAAGACAAATCTTCTGAAGAACCCTTTCCATTTAGCTCACAAGCTGTTTTACTCAGTCCTGTTGCATACTTTATCTACTTCTTCATCTGAACAATTGATGAAAGCACATCCCTCTTCGAGATTGAAAATTAACCTCTAAGGAAAAACTCATGCAATAGAATGACATGCACACCAGTCTGATGATCGAGTAAACCATACTGACAATAATTAATAAGCAATTATTTAAAAGatggatgtgtgtgtgtgtgtgttttttgcTATGGGAGTGAACCACTCGCAACACATTACTTTCCTTCCATCTGAATCCCAATTCTACAGAGTGTCAACAGCATTATCTCTAACACAAGTTTCCTCCATAGTGCATAATGTTCAGGAGCAAAACATGAGCCTACTCTGTCCCACCCACATATAAAATATACAAGCCCAATTCCTCAGCCAGGATAAGAAGCACCACATTGAAAAGATATCAATTCTTTTCTAGTCTTTTCTTCACCAAAGGCACGTGTAATGGCAGACAACTTGCCAATGGAATCTAAATGTAGATGTTTGTCTTCATTTTTCATATTTACCTCTCCAGTTACAGTGGCTTATCAAGATATCATAGCCATTGGGTTTGAAGTACATTAAAGCTGCGAGGAAAAACAAAATCCATAAGAGCATGGAGCGGTTAGGGGTATTTCTTCAAGGATGGATGGTCTCCATTTTtacattatttttcaaatatcttATTagtcaaatattttaaatttcataataaaacatccaACCAATTAAATATCTATGGATGTCATTTGTCAAATATCTAGTCTCAAATATCAACAACTAAATATTTATGGATCATACGACCATTTTATTAACTTACATTTAAAGAAATTGAGGATTAGGATAAATCTGAGAACTTTCTTTACTAGAATTTTTATCGATATTTTAAGAGTTGAATAAATTCCTAAAATAATAACTGAAATTTTTAATATGCAATGATTAcgaaattgatatatatatatatatatatatatatatatatatatatatataaaagtccaaaaaatattaattgtatttttaaaaataaataaaagaaaaaaaaatatgatagtcCACCTTTTGGTGGGGCCCCATAAAAGAAAAATCATCCCAAAAATATCACCTCCAATGAGGGATATTTGAAAAAATATCCACCATTGAAGATGCTCTAAGACTAATTGATGCAAAGGTAGGGACGGATCCACGTGATCGAACCCGTAATCTA harbors:
- the LOC122036892 gene encoding UDP-glycosyltransferase 89B2-like, coding for MLASSARSPPETEMADERQVHLLLVPFPAAGHMLPLLDLARLLSESFHPAVIVTVAVTPKNVSLLAARCPAAAPLVLPFPSDPAILPGVENAHEDLSTDIRLLMRAFAGLHLPLLRWGQDHHPTALLSDYFCGWTNSLAAELGVPHLVFFPSGALCLSLVHSLWRRMPKRNNPKDPVEPILFPDLPGSPLYPWRHLTTIYRRYVEGDSLSEFAKEMFLANARSWGCVFNTFAELERTYLQHLRRDPGHARVWAVGPVALPPGTSAGLDEQLAAWLGRFPEGSVVYVAFGSVAKLSLAQAEALAAGLEGSGARFVWATRGAVAMPMGFEERVAGRGLVLTGWAPQVAILNHAAVGAFISHCGWNSVLEAVAAGVSLLTWPMAADQFFNARLLEEEIGTAVRACEGGEEAVPEPEELARLVAEAVGEAGRARRQKARELGRKAAEAVSEDGSSARDLADLVDELSKVAIDQTVGEQRV